TGTGCCTGCACCTGGTGCAGAACTGCCTGGTGTACGTGAACACCTTGATGCTTCAGCGCGTGTTGGAGGACGACCAGTGGCGGGAAAGGATGACTGCGGAGGATTGGCGGGGCCTGACGCCGCTGATCTACCAGCACGTCAATCCGTATGGCATCTTTCGGCTCGACATGACTACCCGGCTGGATTTAGGACGGGCAGCAGCCTAAGCGCGACGCAACAGAGCGGCCAGGTGAACCAGCACCTTCCTGTCTAGCCCTTTTGCGAGCCAGCGCAGCGACCCTGGCGGAGGCCCAAGTAAGTGGCATTCATGTCGTGAAGAGCAGCAACGCCCTCCGCCCAGCCCTGCGGGTTGGGGTCCATGGAAATCAGTGTTGTTCGTGACATGCTTGGGTTCACTTTCGTGGAGGGCGGACTCAGGACTGACTGGTCCTGACGAAAGCGTTTCAGGTTAAGGCGTGGAGGGCCGCCTCAAGGCAGGGTGCCGAGCGCCTCAACATTCAACGCATGATCCAGAGACCCCCACCCGTCCGTCATCCTGGCGTAGGCGTCGCCGAGCGCCGCCCGAATCATCACCGTCAGCTCCGCGGCAGTTGTCACGCCGAAGTAGGGCAGCCAACGTTGGAGCACCCGGCGACTTGTGAACCGGACAAAGAGGTCGAACCGGTCACGCCGACCCCAGTAAATAGCCGTCGGGGCATACCACATTGAGGTGTAGCGGGTCGGGGTCTGCTGAACGGAGGCCTGGCGCTGCAGTCTGGACTTGACGGTCAGGATCAGGTCCGCTTCCTGCAGGCGGGCAAAGTCCACCTTGGCGAACGAGGCACGCTCCCTGAGCCATTCCGCCTCCGGGGATTTGTAGCGCTGCGCCCGCAGCCTATTGAATTCGTTGCGAAATTCATCGCTGACGTAGTAGATCGCCCCGAACGCGTCCGGTTGAGTCGTGCCGTGTTTCTCAATGAAGTAGGTCCGGTCGGTCAGCGCGGTGAGCACGTCCTCCTGCCGCTCGCGAATGCAGAGTGCAGTGAGATACAGCATCAGCTCCGCCCTGACCAGTTCGGTCACGGTCAGGGTGGCGCGGTTTAGGCTGGAGGTCTCGGACTGGGTGACCACCCCATTCACGGCCTCCTCGAAAAAGTCTCCAAGGAGGTCGGCGTTCAGCGCGCCGTGGCGGGCGGCCAAGTCCATCAGTTCGACGAATTCGTTCCGGACAGGCAGGAAGGCCTCGGCGGCCTCCAGCACCTTCGGATAGTCGTACTGCCGGTCGGTGACGGCGGGAGGAAGTGCTCCCACCGCGGCCTGCAGTTCCTCCAGGTACGCCCGCAACGTTGGCTCCACCCGGCGGCCCTCCTCCACTGCCCGGCGGAAAGCCTGTGCTCTCGCCCAGGTCGGGGGTGCGGCGGTCGGCGTTCCCTGCAGGTGCGCGGGAACCTTGCCCACGGGTGGGGCGACCAGTTCGGGCTGGTCGAGCAGGAAGCGCAGCAGCCGGTCGATGTTCGCGTCGTACTTCTCGTCGGTGCTCATGTCGATGTACAGGGAGCTGCCGAACATGGCGGGCAGCTGGGGCTTCCCGTCTGTGAACCCGAAGATTACCGCCACGAACCGCCGGCGCTGCTCGTCCGGTGAGCCCTGGGTCATAAGCTGGTCGTACACGTGCTGGCTCATGATGGTGCCCTCCTTGCCCACCCCGCCAGTCCGGCTGTTCGCCTTCTGCACGTAGGTGGCGTCGCAGATGGCGATGACCTTCTGCACGTGCTGCTGGGCCACCTGCTCCATGAAGCGGTCCGTGTCCATGCCCGGCTGCAGCGCGTACTGGTCGAGGATGGCGTCGACCCCGTTGTGGCGGAGATAGTCCACCAGCTTCCGCACCCGGGCCACATGGTCCTCACTCGTCCAGGCGTAGCTGACAAACGCCTTGATCGGCGTCCCTTCGTCCCCACTCACCG
The Deinococcus sp. YIM 134068 DNA segment above includes these coding regions:
- a CDS encoding SEFIR domain-containing protein codes for the protein MTAVSGDEGTPIKAFVSYAWTSEDHVARVRKLVDYLRHNGVDAILDQYALQPGMDTDRFMEQVAQQHVQKVIAICDATYVQKANSRTGGVGKEGTIMSQHVYDQLMTQGSPDEQRRRFVAVIFGFTDGKPQLPAMFGSSLYIDMSTDEKYDANIDRLLRFLLDQPELVAPPVGKVPAHLQGTPTAAPPTWARAQAFRRAVEEGRRVEPTLRAYLEELQAAVGALPPAVTDRQYDYPKVLEAAEAFLPVRNEFVELMDLAARHGALNADLLGDFFEEAVNGVVTQSETSSLNRATLTVTELVRAELMLYLTALCIRERQEDVLTALTDRTYFIEKHGTTQPDAFGAIYYVSDEFRNEFNRLRAQRYKSPEAEWLRERASFAKVDFARLQEADLILTVKSRLQRQASVQQTPTRYTSMWYAPTAIYWGRRDRFDLFVRFTSRRVLQRWLPYFGVTTAAELTVMIRAALGDAYARMTDGWGSLDHALNVEALGTLP